A segment of the Acidobacteriota bacterium genome:
TCATCGGGATTCATTTCATGCGTCTCTTTGGCCGTGATCACCCAACCGCGGCGTCCGTCGTAGATGTTCGACTGCGTGCCTTGCGGGCTGGTGATGTCCACGCGTAGCTGCTCGCCGGCGATGTAGATCACCTGCTCGACGGTGCGCGGACCCTGCGCGCTCCCGTTGTAGAAGGTGACAGTGCCCTTGTAATAGCGCGAGCGCACGCTCGCCGCGTTGGCCACGCCGATGGCCGCCCGATACTTCGCGATGACCAGTTGCGCGTCCGGTGTAGCCGGCGGTGCAGCAGGTCTCTCGGTGCTTGCGGCCAGGAACTCTTTCAACCAGCCGGCTTGCGCGATGGTGGGAGTGCGTGCCGGCTTGGTCGAGCCGTTGTGGCACGTCATGCAGGTGACGCGGTTTTGCTGCTCCGAAAAATTCTGCGCGTTGATGGCCTGCACCATCTTCATCATCTCGCGGGCGCGTGCCTTAGCCGGTTTTTCATCTTTGGCAAACGGATTGACGTGGCAGTGCTCGCAGCCCACGCCGAGCGACCCGGCGATAAACGCCATCGTCGACCACCACTCTTTGGCAGGGACGTCCTTCAGCACCTGGACGTTCTTGAACTCCTGCGCCGCGGTGGGTTCCTTGGAATCGGCTGGTTTTTGTGGCGGCTGCGCAGTCTGGGCGAAGGCCACAGAAGCGACAAGAACAATGTATAAGACCTTGTGCTTCATAGAGGCTCCTGAACAACGCGGACAGTATAAGGCTGCGGGATACAATCCTCACTCGATGTCACCACTCAACGCCTTCGCTCTCATTCGACGTGCAGCCCGCCGTGGTGATCCCTACGCGCAGTTTGAGCTCGGGGTTGCACATGACTATGGCACAACAGGGCGCCGTAATGTCAAAGAAGCAGCCTATTGGTACAGGAACGCAGCCCGAAGCGGGCACCTCCCGGCGCGCAATAATCTGGCATTGCTTCAAGTCCAGGGCTGGCTACCTAGCCACAACAGTTCCGACATTGTTCGGTTCTTCCGCCGAATGGCAACGCACGACGATGTCGATTCACAGAATAATCTGGCCCTGTGCTATAGCAACGGGGTAGGCGTCCAGAAGAATTATCGGGCAGCACTGAGATGGTATCGCAAGGCAGCACGAGCGGGATCGCCCTGGGCCCAATTCAATCTCGCCGGAGCGTATTTTGAAGGGAAGGGCGTAAGAAGAGACTTGAAGGCGGCCGCCCGATGGTACCAAGCTGCGGCGCAGCAGCGCGATGAACTCGCGCTGCTGAAGCTGGGCAGCATGTATGAAAAGGGGCAAGGAGTTCAGCAGGACTACAAGCGAGCCTTCACGTTGTACTTATGTGCATATCGGCGCGGGTCGTCGCGAGCGGCGGTTCATCTAGCTTCACTTTATCGACGAGGCTGGGGTGTCCGTCGCGACTATTTCATTGCCTTCGAGTTGTACCTGCGGTACGTGGAAGAGCCGGACGCTTCGGATGCGCCGAAAAACATCTCGTATGCGACCTCGGCGTTTTATTGGCTAGGTAGGCAGTCAGCAGATGGGCTTGGCATTTCGAGGGACATTAACGCTGCGAGACGGTGGCTCCGTAAGGGAGCCATTCTAGGCGACTCCGCCTGTAGGGAGGCCCTCCGGAATCTGACTTACAAGCTCTCCAAGACTTCTCGAGCAACGCGATAGCCCGTCATCATGGCGCCGTTGACGGTGCCGTTGTGGCCTTCGAAGTTGGCGGCCTCGCCGGCGAAGAACAGAGTGTCGTCGAGGGGCGCGGCCAGTTCGCGCTCCGCGCCCTCGCCGCCGGCAGCCACGTAGCTGTATCCGCCACGGGAGAAAGGATCGCTCTGCCAGTCGTGGGTGTGAGCTTCGACGAACAGCGCGTCGAGTCGCGCGCGGTCATAGTCGAGGATGTGGGCGAGGGAATCGAGGGCGCGGGCGATGACCGCGTCTTTGCTGAGCCCGGAGTTGGCTTCGCCGCGCGGGCCGGCGGACCAAGCGGTCAGGACTGAAGTGCGCGCCGGAAGCTGCGACCACCAGGTCGGGAACCACTTTTCTTCAGAGACGAGGAAGCCCAGCTCGGCGAGCGGTTTGCCGGTCGAGTCTTTTACCTGCTCCCAGAACCGCTCGCGGAAGCGCAGCGTCACGCGGATGACCGCGCCCATCTCCAGGCAGCCGAGCGCGCGTTGTTTTGCCGCGAGCGGCGGCTCGAACCGGACGGCGCCAGTCATGCCTTCACACTTCAAGACTCCGAGCGGCAGCGTGATGACGGCCTGCTTCGCACGCAGCGTCTGCGGCTTGCCATCGACGACCGCGTCGACCTCGACTTTGCCCCGCGACGTTTCTCCGACCTTCCAGCGGACCGTCTTGACGATGGCCTTCAAGCGCACGCGGCAGTTTTCCGGATCGAGCTGCGCGCGGAGATAGTCGACGAGCACGGAGTATCCGTTAAGCACGCGGAACTGCATATCGCCGCCGATGGCTTCGGTCGCTTCTTCGCCCTCGATCAGTCCCCAGACGCCGATGCGCTCAGGATGCGCGGCGTGGAATCCCTGGACGTACTGCAGCGCCCAGCGTTTAGCGTCGGAATCCTGGGGACAGCACTCCTCGATGAACTCCTTAAAGCTGCGATCGCGCTCACCCCGTTTCATTTTGCCCAGGATGGCGTCCACCTCTTGGTAGAACGCGTGGTCTTGCTCGAGACGTTCGTTGCGCTTGCGCCACATCTCGCCGCCGACGAGCGCGATCTGCATCCGCGCCGGCTTGGCGAGAGCGAATATCTCTGGCGGTTTGCTGTGGACGAACTCGGCGCCCAGTTCCACTGGTTCCGTCGACCGAGAGCCGCCGTCTTGCGGCAGCGCCATTTGCGGCACCGACCAGATGCGTCCGCCGATGCGGTCGCGCGCCTCGAGAAGTTCGACGCGCAATCCGGCGCGCGCGAGTTCCGCGGCAGCGCACAGGCCGGCGACCCCGGCGCCGATGACGATGACGTCGCGGTCTACGTCTCTAAGCCCTGCGTTTTCAGAAGGTTCAGTCATCAGTCCATTGCTGTGAGGAGACAGCCCGAAGGCCATTCTCCAACCCTAAGAGGATACGCCGATGCGGGGTGTTGGCTGCGGTGAGCAACCCATCTGCCAAAGCAACATAATCTATAATCCGGCTTGCTTACGGAACCCCTCCTGACGCGTCTATCCATCGTGTAAGTCGAGCCTGCAGTTGGGATTAGCCAACCGGTTCGAAGAACGAGACTGAGTCAGGAGAAGCATGCCGGCCGAAGCCTTGGTTTTGACGGCGGTTGGCGCTCGCGGTCCCAAATCTCTCCCCGCAAAGGCGGGGCGCATGGTCAGCCAGGCCCTGAATCGCACCGACGACAGCCTGTTGATCCGTGAGGCGCAACGCGGAGACCGCGCGGCGTTCGAGGAACTCGTGCGTCAGTACGACCGTGCCGTGCTGCGGCTCGCGCTCCACCTTACCGGGTCGGAGCAGGACGCGCAGGACATCTACCAGGAAGCCTTTCTCAAGGCTTATCGCAACCTGGGGAGCTTCCGCTTCGAGTGCTCGTTCTACACCTGGATCTATCGCATCGTCACCAATCTTTGCCTGGACCACATCCGGAAACGCCAGGTGCGCAAAGAAGACGCGCCGGTGGTGACGACTTCCGAGGGCGAAGAGTACAGCATCATCGATCAGGTATCAGACGCGCGCGCGCACGCCAACCCCGAGCATGACCTGATGCGGCGCGAGCTGGGAGCGAAGATCTCCCTGGCGCTCGGCAAGCTCACAGCGCGCGAGCGGATGGTCTTCGAGTTGAAGCATTACCAGGGTTTGAAACTACGCACCATCGGCGAGATGTTGAACACCACCGAAGAAACCGCCAAGAACACGTTGTTCCGGGCGACGCAGAAGCTGCGAGCTTCACTCGCGCTCATGAGGTAAGGGACTATGAACTGCGATTGGATCAAAGAGAACGCGGCCCTGTATATCTACGAAGAGCTGCCCGACGATCAGCGTCACGAGTTCGAGCAGCACGTGGAGCGCTGCGCCGAGTGCAAGCGCGAAGTGGCGGGGGTCCGCGACTTCAAGATGACGATGTCGGCAGTGTCGCCGGCGGAGCCTTCGCCGAACCTGCTGGCAGCTTCGCGGATGAGGCTGCAGGAAACGCTCGAGACCAGCACGCAGTCGCATGGCTGGTCGCGCTTCGCCTTCGACTTTGCCGGCTGGCTGCAGCAGGTGAAGCTCTCGCCGGCGCTCACCGTCGCGCTACTCGTGTTTGGATTTGCCGCCGGCACGATGACGGCTTACAGCTATCTGCGCGGCCCGAGGCCGCTCGGTACCGCGGGCGGGAATGTCACGGCGCCCGCGGAGGCGGCGATTGCGTCCATCCGCGGCATCACCCAGGAGCCAGACTCGAACAAGGTACAGATCAAGTACGACCAGCTGGTGCCGGCGCAGAGGGAGGGGTCGCTCGACGATCCCGCCATCCAGCAGTTGCTGCTGTTTGCCGCGCGCAACAACACCAACTCGGGCGTGCGCATGGATTCCATGGACTTGCTGGTGCAGAAGCCGGAAGATTCCAAGGTACGCGAGGCGCTGATCTACGCGCTGCGTTACGACAAGAACGTGGGCGTGCGGCTGAAGGCGCTGGAAGCGCTGCGTCCGTATGTGAAGGATGACGTGCGCGTGCGCGACGCCATGCTGGAAGCGCTGATGGGCGATCCGAATCCGGGTGTTCGCGCGCAAGCGCTGGGTGTGGTGAAGAACGTGCGCCAGGACGCGAGCGTTCGCGCCGTGCTGATGCAGCTTGCCGACAAGGATTCCAACGTGTTCATCAAGAACGAGTCCAAGCGCCTGCTCGCGCAGACGCCGGAGATGGATTAACCACGCGGAGACGAAGTAACCAGGAGAGAAAGGTCTCAAGGGTATCGACACGGTGAAACGTCTGATCCACATCGGAGTCATGCTGGTGCTGGCAAGCGCGCTGAGCGCCGGCTGCGTCCTCGCGGACGTAGACATCGGCGGCATGGGCGATTCCCCGGCCGGCAGCTCATCGACCGTCTATCGTGAGGGCAACACATGGGTGCAGGAGACCAAGGGCACGCTGGGCGCCGCCAAGGTCATCAAGGTCTCGACCGACGCAGGTTCGGTACGCGTCACCGGCTCGGACCGCGGCGACATCGCCTACACCTTGCGCAAGAAGGTGTACAGCGGCTCGGAAGAGACGGCGCGCAAGCGCTTCGAACAGTTCAAGATCAGCGCCTGGGTGACGGGTGAAACGGCGACTTTCCGCGGCACTTGCGAGTCGCAGAATGGCCGCACCTCGGTGGACTTCGACATCGAAGTGCCGCGCGGCGCCACGCTGGTGTACGTGCGCACCGATGGCGGCGGCGTAGCCGTGAGCAACATCGCAGGCCGTGCCGATCTGCAGACCGACGGCGGCTCCATCGCGATGGACAAGATCGGCAGCGCCATCGCCGCGGAGACTTCCGGCGGCTCCATCGATGTTGGCGTGGCGGGCGCCGAGGTGAACGTGAATACCTCGGGTGGTTCGATCACCATCCGCAGCGCCAACGGCATGGTGCATGCCGACACTTCCGGTGGCTCGATCGAGGTGGGCGTGATCAAGGCGCCGGCGGTGCTGAACACCGCGGGCGGGTCGATCCGCGCGCAACAGATCGGCGGGAACCTGGATGCCGAGACGGCGGGCGGCAACATCGACGTCGGCGACGTTGCGGGCACGGCCAAGCTTTCGACCGCCGGCGGCTCCATCCGCCTGGGCTCCGCTTTGGGCCGCGTGGACGCCGACACCGCCGGCGGCTCCATCCGGCTGACGCAGCTGCGCGCGGGCGCGCGCGCACAAACGGCGGCGGGCTCGATCTACGTGGAGTTCGTCGGCGCGCGCAGCGCATTCACCGACTCACTCTTCGAGACCACCGCGGGTGACATTGTGGTCACGCTGCCGTCTAACCTGGGAGTGCACGTTCGCGCCGGCATCGAGATGGCTACCGGACACAGGATACGCAGCGATTTTCCCGAGCTGAAGATCACCAGCGAGGGCGGCGATTACGGACCGAAAGAGATCTTCGCCGAGGGCGTGATCAACGGTGGCGGCCCGATGTTGAAGGCGCAGACCACCATCGGCAACATCGAGTTCAGAAAAGGGAAGTAGGAGACATTCATGCGGAGTCTGCAAAAGAGAGTCGCAGTATTCGCGATGCTGCTGGCCGCCACGGCGGCGTGGGCAGGGAGCGAAGGTTCGCACACTTCGTACCTGGGTGTGGACGTCGAAGATATCTCGAGCAATCGGGTGCAGGCGCTCAAGCTCAAGTCGGAGAGCGGCGTGGAGATCACCATGGTCGACAGCGACGCGCCCGCGGGCAAGGCCGGCCTGAAGGAGCACGACGTCATCCTGCTATTCAACGGCGCCAGGGTGGACAGCACCGAGCAGCTGCGCCGGCTTATCCGCGAGACGCCGCCGGGCCGCAACGTCGCGCTCGGCATCAGCCGCGATGGCAATCCGCAGACGGTGAACGTGACGCTGGCGGCGCGCAAGGACATGTACAAGGTGGTTACGCCGCGGGTCGCGATAGCTCCGATGGCGCCCATGCCGCCGATGCCGCGCATCCAGATCGATATTCCCGAGGTCTACGCGCTGCAGGCCCCGGGCCGCGTCGGCCTGGTGGTGGAATCGCTTACCCCGCAACTGGGTGAGTACTTCGGGGTGAAGAATGGTGAAGGGCTGCTGGTGCGGTCCGTGGAGAAGGGCTCGCCGGCCGAGGCTGCCGGGTTCAAGGCCGGCGACGTGATCGTGAAAGTGGACCAGCAGCGCGTCTCTGACCGCAGCGACTGGCGCAGCGCGCTGCGCAACAAGACTGGCAAAGTGCCGGTCGGTGTGGTGCGCGAGCGGCGCCAGCAGATGCTCACCCTCACGCTGCCCGACCGCAAGCAATCTTCGAATGGCAGGGTGCGAGTCATCCCCGGAAACTACGACTACGACTTTGACTTTGACTTCGATATCGAGGAACTGGCCGGCCTCGCGCCCCAAGTCATCGATCTTGCGATGATGAAGGCGCAGGTGGAGCTGGAGAAGAATCGCACGCACATCAAAACGTCCGTTTCCAAAGCGAAGCAGCAGATGAAGCAAGACATGCTGCGGCAAAAGGAAGAGCTAAAGCGCGAGCAGAAGGAAATGAAAGAGCAGCAGAAAGAGATGTTGAAGGAGAAGATCGTCGAGGACGACGACAGCGAATAACCGTTCGCTGGCTAACGTGGAAGGCCGGCACTCTGCCGGCCTTTTAGTTTTTGGCTTCGAATCAACCAGGCGCGAGACATCGAGGGGCGAGATATCGCGCCGAGATATGTGTTGCACTCCCGCGATCTGGAAGTATCATGTGCGTGCCCCCCCGCGCAACTCCCATGGGCATACAACTTTCTGCGCTCGTGTGTAGCCAGGACCAGCGCACCCTCAAAGTGCTGCAAGTCTTGCTTGCGGACATGCACATCGAGACGGAATTGTGCGGCGACCGTGATGCGGCCACCCGCCATCTGGTGACGCGCCGATTCGACGGCGTATTCGTCGACGCAGCCATCGAGTCCGCGGCGGAGTTGTTGCTGGACGTCAAAGAGGCCCCCGGTGGCCAGCGGGCGGTATGTTTCGCCATCCTCGAAGGTAAGACCAGCGTGAAGGAAGCGTTTTCCTTCGGCGCGGGCTTCATCCTGTATAAGCCACTCTCGCTGGAGAAGACCAAGAACAGCTTGCGGGCCGCGCACGGCCTGATGATGCGCGAGCGGCGGCGCCAGTTCCGCCACCACCTCGAAGACGTGCACGCGCGCGTCAGCTTTGGCGGCGCTGCGGAGACGACCTGCGAGATCCTGGACCTGAGTGAAGGGGGCATGGCGGTACACCTGCGCGAATACACAGAGCGGCGCGGCAAGCTGTCGGCCCAATTCACGCTGCCGGGGCAGTCCGAGCCTATCAAGGCGGAGGCCGAGATCACGTGGGCGGACGACCACGGACGTCTCGGGGTCCACTTCACCTCCATGCCTTCGCCCTCGCACGCGGCACTGGAGAGCTGGCTGGCAGAGCGTGGGCGCGCTGTCGCCGCCGATCCGCATGGGTCGATCAAGTCGCGTTCCAAGCGCCGCGGTGGAGGCGGACGCCTTGCGGCCGGGGAGGCGATCTCGGCTGCCAACACGGCAACGCCGCCCTCCGCTGCGGTCGAGGCTTCTCCCCTTGCTCCGGGAGCGGGCCCGCGCGCGCGGCAGACGGTCCGCGCCGGCATCGAGATCGGCATCAAGATGTTCATGATCCGCGGCGGTGAGCCATTCATGGTCGAGGCGGTCTGCGAAGACATCACCCCTGACGGCCTGGGCGCAAAAGTGAATGGCGAACTCTGCCCGGGCGAGCCGGTGTTGCTCCACTTGAACTTGCCGTCGCTTGAAGCCATGAAGATCCACGCCGATGTGCGCCACCGGCGCCGCAATCGCGTGGGTCTCGAGTTCGTAGGACTCAGCCGCGACCAGCGCAACCAACTGGCTGACGTCTGCGAGCTGCTGCCGGCAGCAGAGTGACGCGGCCACGGCCGGCGCCATATCGCGTCATGAGCAACACCAGGGCCGGTACAATCGTCTACGTAAGCAAGGCCATTCGTCCCTAACTGTCCTGCACAGGGCAGACTCAGACCGGAGGAAATAATATGAAGCGCACCATGTTGCTGTTCGTCACCATCGTGCTGTTCGCGCTGGCGGCCGCCAAGCCTTCAACTGCCAAATCCAGCACGCTTACCGGCTGCATCAGTGGCCCCAACGCCGAGAATGCGTACCTGCTGACTAACGGGATATACAAGAAGGGTGTGGAAGTCGGCATGCCGGGTTCCAACGAACTCTCGAAGCACGTAGGGAACAAAGTGAAACTCACCGGCACCTGGGTAAAAACCGGTGGGGAGATCGGCGAAAAGGAAGACGCAGCGGCAGAAAAGGCAGAGAAGAAAGGGAAGAGCGAGAAAGCAGAGAAGCACTTCAAGGTCGCGAAGATCGACCACCTAGCCGACACCTGCACCATGGGGGGAGCAGGGAAGACTGGCGGCACCATACAGAAGAAGTCCGGTCCGGCTCCGAAATAGGAGACGCAAGACAGCCAGGGCGCGGCCATTGGTCGCGCCCTTTACATTGGCTCATCTGCAGGCTTACCCGTTCCAGACCTTGAACAGCAGACATCCGTTGGTGCCGCCAAAGCCGAAGGAGTTGGAGAGCGCGTACTCGAGCTTCGCTTTGCGCGCGTGGTTGGGAACGTAATCCAGATCGCACTCCGGGTCGGAGTTATCGAGATTGATGGTGGGCGGCAGCATCTGGTCGCGCAGCGCAAGCACGGTGATGCCCGCCTCCAAGCCGCCGGCGCCGCCGAGCAAGTGCCCGGTCATGGACTTCGTGGAACTCACGGCCAGCTTGTAAGCGTGCTCGCCGAACGCGGACTTCACCGCCTGCGACTCCTGCTTATCGCCCAGCGGCGTGGAAGTTCCGTGCGCGTTGACGTATCCCACGACGGTGGGCGGCACGCCCGCATCCTTCAGCGTGGCCTTCATCACGCGCACCGCGCCTTCGCCACCCTCGGCGGGCTGGGTGATGTGGTAGGCGTCGGCGCTCATGCCATAGCCCACGATCTCGGCGAGGATCTTCGCGCCGCGCGCCTTGGCGTGCTCGAGCTCTTCCATGATGAGGATGCCCGCGCCCTCGCCGACGACGAAGCCATCGCGCCCGGTATCCCAGGGCCGCGAAGCCTTTTCCGGCTCGTCATTGCGGGTGGAGAGCGCGCGCATGGCGGCGAATCCCCCAATGCCCATGGGAGTGATGGCGGCCTCGGTGCCGCCGGCGATCATCACGTCGGCAGCATCGCGCTGGATGATCTTCATCGCGTCGCCGATGGAGTGCGCGCTGGTGGTGCAGGCGGTAGCGGTGGCTTCGTTCGGTCCCTTCGCGCCCCAGCGGATGCTCACGTGTCCCGCCGCCAGGTTCACGATGGCCGCGGGAATGAAGAATGGGGAGATGCGGCGCGGACCACCCTCGAGCAGGTTGCGATGCTCGCGCTCGATGACGTCGAAGCCGCCGATGCCGGAGCCGATATGAACGCCCACGCGCTCGGCGTTCTGCGGCGTGACCTGGAGGCCGGAAGCCTTCATCGCTTCATCGGTGGCGGCGAGCGCCAGATGGATGAAGCGTCCCATCTTCTTGATCTCTTTTTTCTCGATGAACTGGAGAGGATCGAAGTCGCGCACTTCGGCGGCGATCCGGCACGCGAAAGCGGAAGCGTCGAACTGCGTGATGGTCCGCACGCCGCTCTTGCCGGCGAGCAGGTTCTTCCACGCCATTTCTGCGCTGTTGCCCACAGCGCAGATCATCCCCAGGCCGGTGACTACAACACGTCGCGCCAAAAGCTTATTTCCCCTTGGCGTGCTTGTCGATGTAATCGACCGCGTCTTTCACCGTGCGGATCTTCTCCGCGTCTTCATCGGGGATCTCGATGTCGAAGGCTTCTTCGAACGCCATCACTAGCTCGACGGTGTCGAGCGAATCCGCGCCCAAGTCGTCTACGAACGACGCGGTCGATGTGACCTCGCCTTCGTCCACGCCGAGCTGCTCCACGATGATCTGCTTTACCTTCTCTTCAACGGCTGCCATGGGATTCTTGATTCTCCTCGCGTGTGGCGTTGAACCGCGTGTTCGATCGACTACGGCGTGGTCGGAGCCCGATATAGAGTCTGGACCCGGGAACATCGAACGCCCGGGCATCTCCCCTCAGCGAGGTCCGCCGGGCGCGACGGAACCCCTCATGCTAAATGCAGAAAGCGGAAACGGTCAAACCAGGGGAACTGCTCCTCATCCCTCCGTGGGCGGCACCAGGGCGGGCTCGATGAACAGGACGCTGACGAGGCCACCGATCGCCAGGGCACCGAGGGCGGCGCCGAATCCGACCTCGTTCTTAGCGGCAGCCATGCCCGCCTCGATCAGCATGGTGCCGATGATCGCCAGCCCCACGTAACGGCTGGGCGCAGCCAGGCGCCGGTTCTGCGCGGCGAGCGCGCCGCGGTTCAACATCCAGGTGAAGATGAGCACGAAGCAGAATGACCACCTGGCCGCCACCAGCAGCGCCAGCAGAAGGAAGACGATCCGGCTCACGGCGCCGAAATAGTCACGCGTCAGCGCGCCCCAATAGACGACCCAGGGCGCGAGCACCAGGAGGTTGGCGAGCTGGTGCGCCACCCACCAGGTCTGTGGCGCGCGCCAGTCCCGAGCGCCGGTCGCGCGAGCGATTGTTTCTGGCGGCGCGAGCTCGCGCGCCAGCCGACGCTCCCAGAACGTCACAACTACAGTCGGGACCGGAAGGAATAGAGCGAAGAGGAAGGAATCGGTCAGCGGGATGGAAGCCAGGCTGGCGATCAGCCCGGCAAGAATGTTGACGGCAGCCACGACGGGGAAAAAGCGCACGAACCCAGGCGCCGTCTCGCGCGGTGTTCGCAAGAAGCCGATGGCGGTAGAGGCGCATACGAAGAACCCGGCGACGGCGAGCGCCGTCACGACGTCTATAGTCCAGCGGCCTTGCTGTATACGCGAGGCGGGGTTGGCGGGGTCCAAGATATCGGGCATTATCCGCGAGACCGCTACGCCGAGGACGGCATAGCAGGCGGCGAAAACGGCCTGGATCGCGGCCAGCGTCAACGCCTTGCCCCGCTGTCCGGCTGCCGGCGCTGCTGGCACCTCGGCCACGTCGCTGCCCGGCATCTCGCGCGCCAGCTTCAATTGGTGGAAGGGCAAGTAAGCGAACAGGAAGACGAGGAGATAGAGCGGACGGGGCGTGCTCTTACCCAATGCGAGCCAGCCCGCCCACAACATGATCGCCGCGTAGTCGAGCGCGACGAAGAGCGGGAAGTAGCGGCGGAGGGTACGCATGGCTTCCGGCTTCCCCTGCCACGCGTCGCCGCTCCACGCCGCGGCGAAGATGGCGCCGCCATAGGCGACGAGCACGAGCGCAACCGCCGCCATCCTGCCGGCGAGCGGCCAGCCGCCGATCTGCACCGTTAGCGCCTCGATCGATTTGGAGCCGAGTGCGAAATTCACCACGGGGGAGGCGAGCAGCAGCAGGTACACCCACTGGATCCCGGCTACGTGCTTGGCCGGAGCCAGCGGGCCCGGCGTGAATACGGCGGCCTCCGGGAAGGCGCTGCGCACCATTGCCGGCTCGAAGACGAGGACGGTCAGCAGTCCGGCGAGGCACATCGCGGTGACGATGGCGGCGAGGCCGGTGTGCTGCACATAGATGTTCCCCGCCATCCCCATCAGCATCAGCAGTGCCATCGCGTTCGCCAGCATGAGCCAGGGCGCGGTGCGGCGGACCTGCTGCGCCAGCGCCTCCGGGTTCCAGAGCGCAAAGTTAAGGTGCAACAGGCGGAGCGTGCCAGCCAGTGTCAGGGCCGCAGTCACGCCGAAGAAAAGCGTGAGACCCATCGGTTCCGGCGTCCAGTCTTTCATCAGCCACGCAAACCACACCAGAACCGGACAGTACAGCGCGAACACGATCGAGTGGATGCGCCACCAGCGTAGCGCTGCCGCCTGCGACATCGCAGGTTGCGCCACCGTCGTCGACGGCGTGACGACCCGCGCTTCTCCCGAGTCCCGCTTCAGGTTCTTCAGGTCCACCAACAGCTCGCGTGTGGATTGATAACGCTCGTCGCGCGACTTGCGCATGCACTTGCGCACGATGCGCTCCAACTCCTGCGGATGCAGCGCGTTCGTGGCGGTGAGCGGTGGCGGCTCCTGCGCCATCACGTTGGCGATGGTCGAGGCCGGCGTCTCGCCGGCGAAGGGATGCGTGCCGCTGGCCAGCTCGTAGAGCAACACGCCGAAGGAAAAGACGTCCGAACGGAAATCGGTGGGCTTGCCCTCGAGCTGTTCGGGCGACATGTAACCCACCGTCCCCATCACCGTGCCGGCCTGCGTCAACCCAAACGACTGCGTGGTCGAGCCACCGCCGAAGACTCCGGAGTCGAAGCGGGCGAGTCCGAAGTCGAGCACTTTCACTTCGCCGGAGCTGCCCAGCATCACGTTCTCCGGCTTCAGGTCGCGGTGCACGATGCCCTTCGCGTGCGCCGCTTCCAGCGCGGATGCGACCTGGGTAGCGATCTTGAGCAGCTGGCTGAGCGGCACGCCGTGGGTAGTCACCAGCGTGCGTAGCGTCCGGCCCTCC
Coding sequences within it:
- a CDS encoding c-type cytochrome, whose amino-acid sequence is MKHKVLYIVLVASVAFAQTAQPPQKPADSKEPTAAQEFKNVQVLKDVPAKEWWSTMAFIAGSLGVGCEHCHVNPFAKDEKPAKARAREMMKMVQAINAQNFSEQQNRVTCMTCHNGSTKPARTPTIAQAGWLKEFLAASTERPAAPPATPDAQLVIAKYRAAIGVANAASVRSRYYKGTVTFYNGSAQGPRTVEQVIYIAGEQLRVDITSPQGTQSNIYDGRRGWVITAKETHEMNPDEIANIRARIVSVLQIDALPQFTAANLKGAEEIRGHQTWAVELTTADNKTATCFFDQQSGLLVVRRGANQSAFGKFSDETWFDDYRDFGGVKLPLTVISAAVSNGTVRRYEEVQINLPIEPKRFQPPAAGTGTGD
- a CDS encoding FAD-dependent oxidoreductase; the encoded protein is MTEPSENAGLRDVDRDVIVIGAGVAGLCAAAELARAGLRVELLEARDRIGGRIWSVPQMALPQDGGSRSTEPVELGAEFVHSKPPEIFALAKPARMQIALVGGEMWRKRNERLEQDHAFYQEVDAILGKMKRGERDRSFKEFIEECCPQDSDAKRWALQYVQGFHAAHPERIGVWGLIEGEEATEAIGGDMQFRVLNGYSVLVDYLRAQLDPENCRVRLKAIVKTVRWKVGETSRGKVEVDAVVDGKPQTLRAKQAVITLPLGVLKCEGMTGAVRFEPPLAAKQRALGCLEMGAVIRVTLRFRERFWEQVKDSTGKPLAELGFLVSEEKWFPTWWSQLPARTSVLTAWSAGPRGEANSGLSKDAVIARALDSLAHILDYDRARLDALFVEAHTHDWQSDPFSRGGYSYVAAGGEGAERELAAPLDDTLFFAGEAANFEGHNGTVNGAMMTGYRVAREVLESL
- a CDS encoding PilZ domain-containing protein, with translation MGIQLSALVCSQDQRTLKVLQVLLADMHIETELCGDRDAATRHLVTRRFDGVFVDAAIESAAELLLDVKEAPGGQRAVCFAILEGKTSVKEAFSFGAGFILYKPLSLEKTKNSLRAAHGLMMRERRRQFRHHLEDVHARVSFGGAAETTCEILDLSEGGMAVHLREYTERRGKLSAQFTLPGQSEPIKAEAEITWADDHGRLGVHFTSMPSPSHAALESWLAERGRAVAADPHGSIKSRSKRRGGGGRLAAGEAISAANTATPPSAAVEASPLAPGAGPRARQTVRAGIEIGIKMFMIRGGEPFMVEAVCEDITPDGLGAKVNGELCPGEPVLLHLNLPSLEAMKIHADVRHRRRNRVGLEFVGLSRDQRNQLADVCELLPAAE
- the fabF gene encoding beta-ketoacyl-ACP synthase II, encoding MICAVGNSAEMAWKNLLAGKSGVRTITQFDASAFACRIAAEVRDFDPLQFIEKKEIKKMGRFIHLALAATDEAMKASGLQVTPQNAERVGVHIGSGIGGFDVIEREHRNLLEGGPRRISPFFIPAAIVNLAAGHVSIRWGAKGPNEATATACTTSAHSIGDAMKIIQRDAADVMIAGGTEAAITPMGIGGFAAMRALSTRNDEPEKASRPWDTGRDGFVVGEGAGILIMEELEHAKARGAKILAEIVGYGMSADAYHITQPAEGGEGAVRVMKATLKDAGVPPTVVGYVNAHGTSTPLGDKQESQAVKSAFGEHAYKLAVSSTKSMTGHLLGGAGGLEAGITVLALRDQMLPPTINLDNSDPECDLDYVPNHARKAKLEYALSNSFGFGGTNGCLLFKVWNG
- a CDS encoding HEAT repeat domain-containing protein, with the protein product MNCDWIKENAALYIYEELPDDQRHEFEQHVERCAECKREVAGVRDFKMTMSAVSPAEPSPNLLAASRMRLQETLETSTQSHGWSRFAFDFAGWLQQVKLSPALTVALLVFGFAAGTMTAYSYLRGPRPLGTAGGNVTAPAEAAIASIRGITQEPDSNKVQIKYDQLVPAQREGSLDDPAIQQLLLFAARNNTNSGVRMDSMDLLVQKPEDSKVREALIYALRYDKNVGVRLKALEALRPYVKDDVRVRDAMLEALMGDPNPGVRAQALGVVKNVRQDASVRAVLMQLADKDSNVFIKNESKRLLAQTPEMD
- a CDS encoding sigma-70 family RNA polymerase sigma factor; translation: MVSQALNRTDDSLLIREAQRGDRAAFEELVRQYDRAVLRLALHLTGSEQDAQDIYQEAFLKAYRNLGSFRFECSFYTWIYRIVTNLCLDHIRKRQVRKEDAPVVTTSEGEEYSIIDQVSDARAHANPEHDLMRRELGAKISLALGKLTARERMVFELKHYQGLKLRTIGEMLNTTEETAKNTLFRATQKLRASLALMR
- a CDS encoding PDZ domain-containing protein, whose translation is MRSLQKRVAVFAMLLAATAAWAGSEGSHTSYLGVDVEDISSNRVQALKLKSESGVEITMVDSDAPAGKAGLKEHDVILLFNGARVDSTEQLRRLIRETPPGRNVALGISRDGNPQTVNVTLAARKDMYKVVTPRVAIAPMAPMPPMPRIQIDIPEVYALQAPGRVGLVVESLTPQLGEYFGVKNGEGLLVRSVEKGSPAEAAGFKAGDVIVKVDQQRVSDRSDWRSALRNKTGKVPVGVVRERRQQMLTLTLPDRKQSSNGRVRVIPGNYDYDFDFDFDIEELAGLAPQVIDLAMMKAQVELEKNRTHIKTSVSKAKQQMKQDMLRQKEELKREQKEMKEQQKEMLKEKIVEDDDSE